In Burkholderia lata, the DNA window CAACGGGCCGGACGGTACGCCGGCCTTCGTCGTGATTCCTTACGCCGACTATGTCGCGCAGCAGCGGATCACGCCCGATCCGGTTCCGCATGAAGTCGTGACGCGCGCCGTGTTCGACGGCAGTTCGCCCGCGCGCGCGTGGCGCGAGTATCTCGGGCTGACGCGGGCCGAGGTCGCGCAGCGGATCGGCATCAGTCGCTCGGACTACGCGAAACGCGAGAAGCGCGAGAAGCTGCGCAAGTCGGTGCGCAGGAAGATCGCGGCCG includes these proteins:
- a CDS encoding helix-turn-helix domain-containing protein, with product MSKSLPVQFINGPDGTPAFVVIPYADYVAQQRITPDPVPHEVVTRAVFDGSSPARAWREYLGLTRAEVAQRIGISRSDYAKREKREKLRKSVRRKIAAALGITLAQLDF